One window of the Haloarcula halobia genome contains the following:
- a CDS encoding acyl-CoA dehydrogenase family protein, producing the protein MTYSLSAEQSQLRQDVREFGEERIEPVAREFDRTGEYPRELLSTAAAEGYVGHMIPEEYGGPGYDMVESAIVTEETWRADTNLGWALGLSGFSTNVYVVDEYADEELRAEWFSGVASGDIVDGIAVTEPDHGSDVAAMETTAERDGDEWVIDGEKKFIGNSTIGDRLLVFAKTDPDAGHRGISAFMVPTDRDGYSVTPLDGRLGGNSAPLGHVVLDDVHVPADHLVGEENAGFYYFMESLGYGRITVAAQAVGAAGAALDATKAYVRERDQFDQPIGDFQAVRHTVADMQTTLSAARSLLYRAATAVADDEEGAAALASQAKLFATERASDIIDDAIQLHGGNGYLAEYDVERYFRDARATRIYEGASGVQRNIIADSVLDDG; encoded by the coding sequence GTGACATACAGCCTTTCGGCGGAGCAGTCCCAGCTCCGGCAGGACGTCAGGGAGTTCGGCGAGGAACGTATCGAACCGGTCGCCCGGGAGTTCGACCGCACCGGAGAGTACCCGCGCGAACTTCTCTCGACCGCCGCCGCCGAGGGGTACGTCGGCCACATGATCCCGGAGGAGTACGGCGGCCCGGGCTACGACATGGTCGAGAGCGCTATCGTCACCGAGGAGACGTGGCGAGCCGACACCAACCTCGGCTGGGCGCTCGGACTCAGCGGGTTCTCGACGAACGTCTACGTCGTCGACGAGTACGCCGACGAGGAACTGCGAGCGGAGTGGTTCTCCGGCGTCGCGAGCGGTGACATCGTCGACGGGATCGCCGTCACCGAGCCCGACCACGGATCCGACGTGGCGGCCATGGAGACCACCGCCGAACGCGACGGCGACGAGTGGGTCATCGACGGCGAGAAGAAGTTCATCGGCAACTCGACCATCGGCGACCGGCTCCTCGTCTTCGCGAAGACGGACCCCGACGCGGGCCACCGGGGCATCAGCGCGTTCATGGTCCCGACCGACCGGGACGGCTACTCGGTCACGCCGCTCGACGGCCGCCTCGGCGGGAACTCGGCGCCGCTCGGGCACGTCGTCCTCGACGACGTCCACGTTCCAGCCGACCACCTCGTCGGCGAGGAGAACGCCGGCTTCTACTACTTCATGGAGTCGCTCGGCTACGGGCGCATCACCGTCGCCGCACAGGCGGTCGGCGCCGCCGGCGCGGCACTCGACGCGACGAAAGCGTACGTCCGCGAGCGCGACCAGTTCGACCAGCCCATCGGCGACTTCCAGGCCGTCCGTCACACGGTCGCGGACATGCAGACGACGCTCAGCGCCGCCCGGAGCCTCCTCTACCGGGCCGCGACCGCGGTGGCGGACGACGAGGAAGGCGCGGCGGCCCTCGCGAGTCAGGCCAAGCTGTTCGCCACCGAACGGGCCTCGGATATCATCGACGACGCCATCCAGCTCCACGGCGGCAACGGCTACCTCGCGGAGTACGACGTCGAGCGGTACTTCCGCGACGCCCGGGCCACGCGCATCTACGAGGGGGCGAGCGGGGTTCAACGCAACATCATCGCCGATTCCGTGCTCGACGACGGGTGA
- a CDS encoding CaiB/BaiF CoA transferase family protein — translation MEDALEDLTVVSFAQLAQGPVAAQMLGDLGAEVIKVERPGGEWQRHWSMANKYPGGESAVFLSFNRNKRSVELDLKDDEHKAVAYDLIDDADVVIENFRPGVMERLGFGYEELRERNPELVYASASGWGREGPFSDRAGQDIIIQGVSGLASITGRKDDPPTPLGATVVDFFSSASIAFSILAALHYRDRTGRGQRVDGSLLNAALGLMMQEISTYANGGEEPERSEAGIGHVYNQAPYAVYETADGYITISLSPPAEVGEALGLEELAAVDSWEEAYERRDELKRLIEEFTRERTTEDLLEMLWAEDVWCGPVNDLPDALDHPQVEANDMIQTVDHPDLGELEFPVLPVEFSETPAEMRRHPPRSGEHTEEVLRERGYSEEQIERITAHRDD, via the coding sequence ATGGAAGACGCGCTCGAAGACCTCACAGTCGTCAGTTTCGCCCAGCTCGCCCAGGGGCCAGTCGCCGCCCAGATGCTCGGAGACCTCGGCGCCGAGGTCATCAAGGTCGAACGTCCCGGCGGCGAGTGGCAGCGCCACTGGTCGATGGCAAACAAGTACCCTGGCGGGGAGAGCGCCGTGTTCCTCTCGTTCAATCGGAACAAGCGCAGCGTCGAACTCGACCTCAAGGACGACGAGCACAAGGCGGTCGCCTACGACCTCATCGACGACGCCGACGTCGTCATCGAGAACTTCCGGCCCGGCGTGATGGAGCGCCTCGGCTTTGGCTACGAGGAACTGCGCGAGCGCAACCCCGAACTCGTCTACGCCTCGGCGTCGGGCTGGGGCCGCGAGGGACCGTTCTCCGACCGCGCCGGCCAGGACATCATCATCCAGGGCGTCTCCGGCCTGGCGAGCATCACGGGCCGCAAGGACGACCCGCCGACGCCCCTCGGGGCGACCGTCGTCGACTTCTTCTCGTCTGCGTCCATCGCCTTCTCCATCCTCGCCGCGCTGCACTACCGCGACCGGACCGGCCGGGGACAGCGGGTCGACGGCAGCCTCCTCAACGCGGCGCTCGGGCTCATGATGCAGGAGATATCCACCTACGCCAACGGGGGCGAGGAGCCCGAACGCAGCGAGGCGGGCATCGGCCACGTCTACAACCAGGCGCCCTACGCGGTCTACGAGACCGCCGACGGCTACATCACCATCTCGCTGTCCCCGCCCGCCGAGGTGGGCGAGGCGCTCGGCCTCGAGGAGCTCGCCGCCGTCGACTCCTGGGAGGAGGCCTACGAGCGCCGCGACGAACTGAAGCGCCTCATCGAGGAGTTCACCCGCGAGCGGACGACCGAGGACCTCCTCGAGATGCTCTGGGCGGAGGACGTCTGGTGTGGCCCGGTCAACGACCTCCCGGACGCCCTCGACCATCCGCAGGTCGAGGCCAACGACATGATCCAGACCGTCGACCACCCCGACCTCGGCGAGCTGGAGTTCCCCGTGCTCCCGGTCGAGTTCAGCGAGACGCCGGCGGAGATGCGGCGGCACCCGCCCCGCTCGGGCGAACACACCGAGGAGGTGCTCCGGGAACGGGGCTACTCCGAGGAGCAGATCGAGCGCATCACCGCCCACCGAGACGACTGA
- a CDS encoding enoyl-CoA hydratase/isomerase family protein yields the protein MPLVTHDIDGDVATVTIDRPDKLNALNADVLRELEDAFEAVEGEARAVLLRTAGDRAFVAGADIKLFDELGSQTEFMEFIRLQNRVNDYVEAHPALVVSVVDALAYGGGFELVLATDLVVADAEAEFGLPEVNLGFVPGGGGTQRLPRVVGPNVAKEMIVTGNPITAEEGRELGLVNRVVDDGDVEGAARELVDDAMAKAPLAVEEGLRLVDEGMDASLDTALQYEQAVTAYLYTTEDNAEGLRAFNEKRDPEFEGQ from the coding sequence ATGCCCCTCGTAACCCACGACATCGACGGCGACGTCGCGACCGTCACGATCGACCGCCCGGACAAGCTCAACGCGTTGAACGCCGACGTCCTCCGTGAGCTGGAGGACGCCTTCGAAGCGGTCGAGGGCGAGGCCCGCGCCGTCTTGCTCCGGACCGCGGGCGACCGGGCCTTCGTCGCCGGCGCGGATATCAAGCTGTTCGACGAACTCGGGAGCCAGACCGAGTTCATGGAGTTCATCCGCCTCCAGAACCGCGTCAACGACTACGTCGAGGCCCACCCCGCCCTCGTGGTCTCCGTCGTCGACGCCCTCGCGTACGGCGGGGGGTTCGAACTGGTCCTGGCGACGGACCTCGTCGTCGCGGACGCCGAGGCGGAGTTCGGGCTCCCGGAGGTCAACCTGGGGTTCGTCCCGGGCGGCGGCGGCACCCAGCGTCTCCCGCGCGTCGTCGGCCCGAACGTCGCGAAGGAGATGATCGTCACGGGGAACCCCATCACGGCCGAGGAGGGGCGCGAACTCGGGCTGGTCAACCGCGTCGTCGACGACGGCGACGTCGAGGGGGCCGCCCGCGAACTCGTCGACGACGCCATGGCGAAAGCGCCCCTCGCCGTCGAGGAGGGGCTCCGCCTGGTCGACGAGGGGATGGACGCCAGCCTCGACACCGCGTTGCAGTACGAACAGGCCGTCACCGCGTACCTGTACACCACCGAGGACAACGCTGAGGGGCTCCGAGCGTTCAACGAGAAGCGGGACCCGGAGTTCGAGGGGCAGTAA
- a CDS encoding acyl-CoA dehydrogenase family protein, protein MSSQHAGYGLSDEHRAVRQMVREFGENEIEPVAAAYDRSHEYPFEIIEQAAQLDLVAPSAPLEYGGAGMDTLSAAIVTEELWRADPGIGCAIGNNGFSTNVYLLTEYGDEWMCEEWLSKIVAGQAHDAIAVSEAAHGSNVAGIETRAEKDGDEWVIDGNKMWISNGTVADVVVVFAKTNPDAGHRGISAFLVPTDREGVRAEPIDDKLGIHAADLGEMLFDGVRVPEDHLIGEENKGFYYFMESLEDGRITVAAQAVGTMQAALDAAIEYAREREQFGQPIAEFQGVKHMIAEMATKVEVARGMVYRAATAVERGDDDATRLASMAKLFASERAVEVTDDAIQVHGGAGFVSDFPVERYYRDARITKIYEGTSEIQKNVIADQML, encoded by the coding sequence ATGAGTTCCCAGCACGCTGGATACGGCCTCAGCGACGAGCACCGCGCCGTCCGACAGATGGTGCGCGAGTTCGGCGAGAACGAGATCGAACCGGTCGCCGCGGCGTACGACAGGTCCCACGAGTATCCGTTCGAGATCATCGAGCAGGCGGCCCAGCTGGACCTGGTCGCACCGAGCGCCCCCCTCGAGTACGGCGGTGCGGGGATGGACACCCTCTCGGCCGCCATCGTCACCGAGGAGCTCTGGCGTGCCGACCCGGGCATCGGCTGTGCCATCGGGAACAACGGGTTCTCGACGAACGTCTACCTGCTGACGGAGTACGGCGACGAGTGGATGTGTGAGGAGTGGCTCTCGAAGATCGTCGCGGGGCAGGCCCACGACGCGATCGCCGTGAGCGAGGCCGCCCACGGCTCGAACGTCGCGGGCATCGAGACGCGCGCGGAGAAGGACGGCGACGAGTGGGTCATCGACGGGAACAAGATGTGGATCTCGAACGGGACCGTCGCGGACGTCGTCGTGGTCTTCGCGAAGACGAATCCCGACGCGGGCCACCGGGGCATCAGCGCCTTCCTCGTCCCGACCGACCGGGAGGGCGTCCGGGCCGAGCCCATCGACGACAAGCTCGGTATCCACGCGGCGGACCTCGGGGAGATGCTCTTCGACGGCGTGCGCGTCCCCGAGGACCACCTCATCGGCGAGGAGAACAAGGGGTTCTACTACTTCATGGAGTCGCTGGAGGACGGACGCATTACCGTCGCCGCGCAGGCCGTCGGGACGATGCAGGCGGCACTGGACGCCGCCATCGAGTATGCCCGGGAACGCGAGCAGTTCGGGCAGCCCATCGCCGAGTTCCAGGGCGTCAAGCACATGATCGCGGAGATGGCCACGAAGGTAGAGGTCGCCCGGGGGATGGTGTACCGCGCGGCGACGGCCGTAGAACGCGGCGACGACGACGCCACGCGGCTGGCGAGCATGGCCAAGCTGTTCGCCAGCGAGCGGGCCGTCGAGGTGACCGACGACGCGATCCAGGTCCACGGCGGGGCGGGCTTCGTCTCCGACTTCCCCGTCGAGCGCTACTACCGTGACGCGCGCATCACGAAGATCTACGAGGGGACGAGCGAGATCCAGAAGAACGTCATCGCCGACCAGATGCTCTGA
- a CDS encoding SDR family NAD(P)-dependent oxidoreductase has translation MSSTLEGKRALVTGASRGIGRAIATAFSEADADVALLSRSRDQLEAVAADLDGETLVTVGDVGDTESVNDCIDEVTDTFGGLDVVVNNAGIVTRDDLSDTPDEDIERALNVNLHGVIRVARRSLPHLVESGGTLLNVGSMAAERGIEGLSSYSASKGGVSSLTRQLAIEYGDRGVRVNAIVPGTIKTPVNEAVRQSDPEWTETRREQVPLGRLGEPDDVADPAVFLASDMARYVTGHVLPVDGGVLASA, from the coding sequence ATGAGTTCGACGCTCGAGGGCAAGCGAGCCCTGGTCACCGGTGCGAGTCGCGGAATCGGACGAGCCATCGCAACGGCCTTCAGCGAGGCGGACGCGGACGTCGCGCTGCTCTCCCGCTCGCGGGACCAGCTCGAGGCCGTCGCGGCCGACCTGGACGGCGAGACGCTCGTCACGGTCGGCGACGTCGGCGACACCGAGTCGGTGAACGATTGCATCGACGAGGTCACCGATACGTTCGGCGGACTGGACGTCGTCGTGAACAACGCCGGCATCGTCACGCGCGACGACCTTTCGGACACGCCGGACGAGGACATCGAGCGGGCGTTAAACGTCAACCTCCACGGCGTGATCCGCGTCGCCCGGCGCTCGCTTCCCCACCTGGTCGAAAGCGGCGGGACCCTACTCAACGTCGGGTCGATGGCGGCCGAGCGCGGCATCGAGGGGCTGAGTTCCTACTCCGCGTCGAAAGGCGGGGTCTCGAGCCTGACTCGCCAGCTGGCCATCGAATACGGTGACAGGGGCGTCCGGGTAAACGCCATCGTGCCGGGGACCATCAAGACGCCGGTCAACGAGGCGGTGCGCCAGTCCGACCCGGAGTGGACGGAGACCCGACGCGAGCAGGTCCCGCTCGGCCGTCTCGGCGAGCCCGACGACGTCGCGGACCCGGCGGTCTTCCTCGCGTCGGACATGGCGCGATACGTGACGGGACACGTGCTGCCGGTGGACGGCGGGGTGCTCGCGAGCGCGTGA
- a CDS encoding inositol monophosphatase family protein yields MSRAETALAAAEAGAEVAGERYQTSLSIDTKSGKMDYVTEADRRAQRSVVETIRADYPEATVVGEEDDELKAIPEDGDAWVVDPIDGTTNFVHEIPLWTTSVAVVRGGETTAAVSVAPALDGVYRADSDGTTWNGDPVAVSEKTDVETFTVAPILRYGPERDDEFGDLMAALIRAFGDLRRFGSAQVTLAKVATGSLDAAASAQPRPNPWDTVAGAYMVERAGGTVTDVHGDPWAPGSEGLVASNGAAHDRVVAVVQSTMA; encoded by the coding sequence ATGAGCCGGGCAGAGACGGCGCTCGCGGCCGCGGAGGCCGGCGCCGAGGTCGCCGGTGAGCGCTACCAGACGTCGCTGTCGATCGACACGAAGTCGGGGAAGATGGACTACGTCACGGAGGCGGACAGACGCGCACAGCGGTCGGTCGTCGAGACGATCCGCGCCGACTACCCCGAGGCGACGGTCGTCGGCGAGGAGGACGACGAGCTGAAGGCCATCCCCGAGGACGGCGACGCCTGGGTGGTCGACCCCATCGACGGCACGACCAACTTCGTCCACGAGATACCGCTCTGGACGACGAGCGTCGCCGTCGTCCGCGGGGGCGAGACGACGGCCGCCGTGTCGGTCGCGCCAGCCCTCGACGGCGTCTACCGGGCCGACAGCGACGGCACGACCTGGAACGGCGATCCGGTCGCGGTGAGCGAGAAGACCGACGTCGAGACGTTCACCGTCGCCCCCATCCTCCGGTACGGCCCGGAGCGAGACGACGAGTTCGGGGACCTCATGGCCGCGCTCATCCGGGCCTTCGGGGACCTCCGGCGGTTCGGCTCCGCCCAGGTGACACTCGCGAAGGTCGCCACCGGGTCCCTCGACGCCGCGGCCTCGGCACAGCCCCGGCCGAACCCCTGGGACACCGTCGCCGGCGCGTACATGGTCGAGCGCGCCGGCGGGACGGTGACCGACGTCCACGGCGATCCGTGGGCCCCCGGCTCTGAGGGGCTCGTCGCGTCGAACGGCGCCGCCCACGATCGGGTCGTCGCGGTCGTCCAGTCGACGATGGCCTGA
- a CDS encoding MBL fold metallo-hydrolase — MERISLSNAAFEGNNNVFVFDDGPETVLVDTGDGTEATRRQLTAALGDLGIAFADVDRIFLTHWHGDHAGLAGQIQAASGAEVYVHPADAPLVEGDAGAWDDLRSLRDAAFDDWGMPVEKRQALRAWLEAHAIESDTPSVTTFEDGETFRVNGHELTVAHRPGHAAGLCVFECRLDGRRDVFCGDAVLPVYTPNVGGADVRVERPLATYLQSLQRIIEADYDRAWPGHRSPIDAPAARAAEIVTHHEERARRVLEAVAKRGPADAWTVSDELFGDLEGIHILHGPGEADAHLEHLARAGELTRTAGRYRLTDETAARLSETDGTRWPIEY; from the coding sequence ATGGAGCGAATCTCGCTCTCGAACGCGGCCTTCGAGGGCAACAACAACGTGTTCGTCTTCGACGACGGCCCCGAGACGGTCCTCGTCGACACCGGGGACGGGACCGAGGCGACGCGGCGCCAGCTGACGGCCGCCCTCGGCGACCTGGGCATCGCGTTCGCGGACGTCGACCGGATCTTTCTCACGCACTGGCACGGTGACCACGCGGGCCTGGCCGGCCAGATTCAGGCGGCCAGCGGCGCCGAGGTGTACGTCCACCCGGCGGACGCGCCCCTCGTGGAGGGGGACGCCGGGGCCTGGGACGACCTCCGCTCGCTCCGGGACGCGGCCTTCGACGACTGGGGGATGCCCGTCGAGAAACGCCAGGCCCTCCGGGCGTGGCTCGAGGCACACGCGATCGAGAGCGACACCCCGAGCGTCACCACCTTCGAGGACGGCGAGACGTTCCGCGTCAACGGCCACGAGCTCACCGTCGCCCACCGACCCGGCCACGCCGCCGGCCTCTGTGTCTTCGAGTGTCGGCTGGACGGGCGACGGGACGTGTTCTGTGGGGACGCCGTCCTGCCGGTGTACACACCGAACGTCGGCGGCGCCGACGTGCGGGTCGAGCGACCGCTGGCGACGTACCTCCAGTCCCTCCAGCGGATCATCGAGGCGGACTACGACCGGGCGTGGCCCGGTCACCGCTCGCCGATAGACGCGCCGGCGGCGCGAGCCGCCGAGATCGTCACCCACCACGAGGAGCGTGCCCGGCGAGTGCTCGAGGCAGTGGCGAAGCGAGGACCCGCCGACGCCTGGACGGTGAGCGACGAGCTGTTCGGCGACCTCGAGGGGATCCACATCCTCCACGGGCCGGGCGAGGCGGACGCCCACCTCGAGCACCTGGCGCGGGCGGGCGAACTCACCCGGACGGCGGGACGGTACCGGCTGACAGACGAGACGGCAGCCAGGCTCTCGGAGACGGACGGAACGCGCTGGCCGATCGAGTATTGA
- a CDS encoding acyl-CoA synthetase produces MAWYMSLEDSYTAAVDSFDWNLPADYNAATDLVRKHEDTSRTALVEVTPDGNRSFSFADLDDRSDRVAEGLADRGVERGDRVAVVLSQQAENPIVHLACWKLGAISIPLSVLFGPDALEYRLADSGAKVAVVDVDVADTVHDVADRCPELEHVFVAPGPGEETAATETFADLEAAGSTGFDVAETTPDTPAIVMYTSGSTGPPKGVLHRHAVWAGTCPSFLAANELDVSASVFYTPADWAWIGALGNVVFPPWHFGQTIVCHKTERFDPERTYRVFEEYGVTNAFVPPTALRMLRDAGDPEGFNLSLDVVVAGGEALTPELREWFDDVLPSVTVNEIYGQTEANVFVCTCHRWFDPKAGSSGRVVPGHEATILDPETGEEVPDGEVGEIAIDYEGDPLVYVEYWNAPERTKAARTGRWHRTGDLGYRDEDGYYWFKSRKDDVIITSGYRVGPGEVETTLLKHPAVAQVGVIGVPDDTRNERIKAFVQTTADVDGDDELRADLEEWVRDRLAEYEYPRDIEFVSEFPQTTSGKIKRKALREREQNT; encoded by the coding sequence ATGGCGTGGTACATGTCACTCGAGGACTCGTATACTGCGGCCGTCGACAGCTTCGACTGGAATCTGCCGGCGGACTACAACGCAGCGACCGACCTGGTCCGCAAGCACGAGGACACGTCCCGTACCGCGCTCGTCGAGGTGACGCCGGACGGGAACCGGTCGTTCTCCTTCGCGGACCTCGACGACCGGTCCGACCGCGTCGCCGAGGGACTGGCCGACCGCGGCGTCGAACGCGGTGACCGCGTCGCCGTCGTGCTCTCCCAGCAGGCGGAGAATCCAATCGTCCACCTCGCCTGCTGGAAGCTCGGGGCCATCTCGATACCCCTCTCGGTGCTGTTCGGCCCGGACGCACTGGAGTACCGACTCGCGGACAGCGGCGCGAAGGTCGCGGTCGTGGACGTAGACGTCGCCGACACCGTCCACGACGTCGCCGACAGGTGTCCCGAACTCGAACACGTGTTCGTCGCGCCCGGGCCGGGCGAGGAGACGGCCGCCACCGAGACCTTCGCGGACCTCGAGGCGGCCGGGAGTACCGGCTTCGACGTCGCCGAGACGACGCCCGACACGCCCGCAATCGTCATGTACACCTCCGGGTCGACGGGCCCGCCGAAGGGCGTCCTCCACCGGCACGCCGTGTGGGCCGGAACCTGTCCCTCGTTTCTGGCCGCCAACGAGCTCGACGTCTCGGCGTCGGTCTTCTATACGCCCGCCGACTGGGCGTGGATCGGTGCCCTCGGGAACGTCGTCTTCCCGCCGTGGCACTTCGGGCAGACCATCGTCTGTCACAAGACCGAGCGTTTCGACCCGGAGCGGACATACCGCGTCTTCGAGGAGTACGGGGTGACGAACGCGTTCGTGCCGCCGACAGCCCTCCGGATGCTGCGCGACGCCGGCGACCCGGAGGGGTTCAACCTCTCGCTCGACGTCGTCGTCGCCGGCGGAGAGGCGCTCACGCCCGAGCTCCGCGAGTGGTTCGACGACGTCCTCCCGTCGGTCACCGTCAACGAGATCTACGGCCAGACGGAGGCGAACGTCTTCGTGTGCACGTGTCACAGGTGGTTCGACCCGAAGGCCGGGAGCAGCGGGCGAGTCGTCCCCGGCCACGAGGCGACGATCCTGGACCCGGAGACCGGCGAGGAGGTCCCCGACGGAGAGGTGGGCGAGATAGCCATCGACTACGAGGGCGACCCGCTGGTGTACGTAGAGTACTGGAACGCGCCCGAGCGGACGAAGGCGGCCCGCACCGGCCGATGGCACCGCACGGGCGACCTGGGGTACCGCGACGAGGACGGCTACTACTGGTTCAAATCGCGCAAGGACGACGTCATCATCACGTCGGGGTACCGGGTCGGGCCGGGGGAGGTTGAGACGACGCTGCTGAAACACCCGGCCGTCGCGCAGGTGGGCGTCATCGGGGTCCCCGACGACACCCGCAACGAACGGATCAAGGCCTTCGTCCAGACGACCGCCGACGTCGACGGCGACGACGAACTCAGGGCCGACTTAGAGGAGTGGGTCCGGGACCGGCTGGCGGAGTACGAGTACCCGCGCGACATCGAGTTCGTCTCGGAGTTCCCCCAGACCACCAGCGGGAAGATCAAACGGAAGGCCCTCAGAGAGCGCGAGCAGAACACGTAG
- the thsA gene encoding thermosome subunit alpha translates to MNGSIREGITGPEDSISEFGPDERSVRQANIAAGRAVGDLVRTTMGPRGMDKLLVDRSGMGIVTNNGASILRETVEHPVGDLIADVAVSQEDEVNDGTTTAATVAAELLAEAEALIDQDVHPTTIVNGYLAAAEHATEQLAGDAVEIDPSDTERLTQIARTAMSGKSVKADANIPELVVEAAQQVATDDGVDVDDVRTEKITGAQVVDSFLADSIQVGKERADASSPYRVEDADVAVINKPIEARELKGDSEVNFLSTDEFDGIRDGERSEAIAIAEHLDDLGVDAVIGGEDIQQVTRSFLAQKGIYVVRRADDEDVRAAAKATGAEIITDPRDMTVEDLGHADIVEEIDVGGERKTSIKGPQTQQIATLVLYGSTTDVVDEVERAVEDALSAVALALNEPKILPGGGATETAVALELREWATQHETREQLAIQAFAHALEVVPRTLAENAGINPVDGVVDVRAAQSTGTPTAGIDGETGEVVDALAAGIVEPPAVKRHSIQAATDAAAAILRIDDALPKREETPDEMPGGGMGGAGGMGGGMDGL, encoded by the coding sequence ATGAACGGTAGCATACGGGAGGGTATCACGGGACCCGAAGACAGCATCTCCGAGTTCGGGCCCGACGAACGTAGCGTCCGGCAGGCGAACATCGCGGCCGGTCGGGCCGTGGGCGACCTCGTCCGGACGACGATGGGACCGCGCGGGATGGACAAACTCCTCGTGGACCGGTCCGGGATGGGGATCGTCACGAACAACGGGGCGAGCATCCTCCGCGAGACGGTCGAGCACCCCGTCGGTGATCTCATCGCGGACGTCGCGGTCTCCCAGGAGGACGAGGTGAACGACGGCACGACGACGGCGGCGACCGTCGCCGCCGAGCTCCTCGCCGAGGCCGAGGCGCTCATCGACCAGGACGTCCACCCGACGACGATCGTGAACGGCTATCTCGCGGCCGCCGAGCACGCGACCGAGCAACTGGCGGGAGACGCGGTCGAGATCGACCCGTCGGACACCGAACGGCTGACACAGATCGCGAGGACCGCGATGTCGGGCAAGTCGGTCAAGGCCGATGCCAACATCCCCGAGCTCGTCGTCGAGGCCGCCCAGCAGGTCGCGACCGACGACGGCGTCGACGTCGACGACGTGCGGACCGAGAAGATCACGGGCGCGCAGGTCGTCGACTCCTTCCTCGCCGACAGCATCCAGGTCGGGAAGGAACGGGCCGACGCGTCCTCGCCGTACCGCGTCGAGGACGCCGACGTCGCGGTGATCAACAAGCCCATAGAGGCCCGCGAGCTCAAGGGCGACTCCGAGGTCAACTTCCTCTCGACCGACGAGTTCGACGGCATCCGCGACGGCGAGCGCTCGGAGGCCATCGCCATCGCCGAACACCTCGACGACCTGGGCGTCGACGCCGTCATCGGCGGCGAGGACATCCAGCAGGTCACGCGCTCGTTCCTGGCCCAGAAGGGGATCTACGTGGTCCGTCGCGCCGACGACGAGGACGTCAGGGCCGCCGCGAAGGCGACGGGCGCCGAGATCATCACCGACCCGCGGGACATGACAGTCGAGGACCTCGGCCACGCCGATATCGTCGAGGAGATAGACGTCGGCGGCGAGCGCAAGACGAGTATCAAGGGCCCACAGACCCAGCAGATCGCCACGCTCGTCCTGTACGGATCGACGACGGACGTGGTCGACGAGGTCGAACGCGCCGTCGAGGACGCCCTCTCGGCCGTGGCGCTCGCGCTCAACGAACCGAAGATCCTCCCCGGTGGCGGCGCGACGGAGACGGCAGTGGCCCTCGAACTGCGGGAGTGGGCGACCCAGCACGAGACCCGGGAACAGCTCGCCATCCAGGCGTTCGCACACGCACTCGAGGTGGTGCCCCGGACGCTCGCCGAGAACGCCGGTATCAACCCCGTCGACGGCGTCGTCGACGTCCGCGCCGCGCAGTCGACGGGCACGCCGACGGCCGGTATCGACGGCGAGACCGGCGAAGTCGTCGACGCGCTGGCCGCCGGCATCGTCGAACCGCCCGCGGTGAAGCGCCACTCGATCCAGGCCGCGACGGACGCGGCAGCGGCCATCCTCCGAATCGACGACGCGCTTCCCAAGCGAGAAGAGACCCCGGACGAGATGCCCGGTGGCGGGATGGGCGGCGCAGGTGGAATGGGCGGCGGGATGGACGGACTGTAG